In Flavobacterium praedii, the DNA window GTCTCCTGTTCCTGGTGGTAAATCAATTAACATAAAATCCAATTCGCCCCAATTTGCATCAAAAATCATTTGATTCAAGGCTTTGGAAGCCATAGGACCTCTCCAGATTACAGCTTGACTTGGTGAAGTAAAAAATCCTATCGAAAGTATTTTTATTCCATAACTTTCAACTGGTTTCATTTTTGACATTCCATTAACTTCAACTGATAATGGTTTTTCATTTTCAACATCAAACATTATTGGCATTGATGGCCCGTAAATGTCTGCATCTAATACTCCTACAGCAAATCCCATTTTGGCTAATGTTACTGCTAAATTTGCCGTAACAGTAGATTTTCCAACTCCTCCTTTGCCTGAAGCTACTGCTATGATGTTTTTAATCCCAGGAATTGATTTTCCTTTAATTTGATTTGGATTTTCTGCTGCTTCTACTTTTATGTTAACTTTAATTTTTGCGTCTGGCGAAACTAATTCTAGGATTGTTTTTTTAATATCATCTTCGGCTCTTTTTTTAATGTGCATTGCCGGAGTATGTAAAACCAAATCCACAACGACTTCGTCCCCAAACGTAACTACATTTGCAATCGCTCCACTTTCAACCATGTTTTTTCCTTCTCCAGCAATTGTTATTGTTTCTAATGCTTTAAGAATATCTTTTCTTTCTAATTTCATATTTAAATATTGTTTTATATTGAAAATTCTTTTTTTTTATTAAAATTCTTTTTTGTAGCTTACAAGATCATTTTATTATTTTTTATACTTAAATATAAAAGTAACTATTCTTATTTAAACTAATTTTAGATTGCAAAGATAACAGATTAAGTTCTTATTTTAAAGGATTTGGATTGTATTTATTGATCGTATTATTCAATAAATGATATATTTCATTTTCTATTTATCAACTTTAAAATCTACCAAAAAAAGGTGTATTATATTATTTATTCCTTTAGTATTGGTTCCCAAAAAACAGATTCCAAATCGATAATTTGATTCTCTTTAACAATAATGCCTTCACTTTCCAGTAATTGTTGCATGAGATTGGTTCCATCAAAATGGTGTTTTCCTGTTAATAATCCTTTTCTATTGACCACTCTATGCGCGGGTACATCTTCTAGATTATGTGCTGCATTCATTGCCCAACCTACCATTCTTGCAGAGCGTGTTGCGCCTAATACTTTAGCAATTGCGCCATATGAGGTTACTTTTCCATATGGAATTTGCCTAACGACTCTATATACTCTTTCAAAAAAATTGTCGCTATTTGATTCCATTGGTTTTATCCAAAATAGGCTTTAATAAGTTTAAATAGTGTGATTATCGAAACAATTCCAGTTATTGTACCTATAATATAATTTCCGTTATTCATTAAAAAAGAGGACTTAGATTCCCTTTTTTTAAAGTAAATAATATAAAGATAAAAAACCAAAAAGGAACCTGAAACTACTCCTGTTACAAAGGAATATATAAAATATTGGGTAAAGTAAAAATAACCGTAACTACTGAGTGTTATAGATACAAAAACATAATAAGGTACGGGAAACAAATTCAAAGCCGACAATAACATTCCCAAAAACAAA includes these proteins:
- a CDS encoding MGMT family protein — its product is MESNSDNFFERVYRVVRQIPYGKVTSYGAIAKVLGATRSARMVGWAMNAAHNLEDVPAHRVVNRKGLLTGKHHFDGTNLMQQLLESEGIIVKENQIIDLESVFWEPILKE
- a CDS encoding Mrp/NBP35 family ATP-binding protein → MKLERKDILKALETITIAGEGKNMVESGAIANVVTFGDEVVVDLVLHTPAMHIKKRAEDDIKKTILELVSPDAKIKVNIKVEAAENPNQIKGKSIPGIKNIIAVASGKGGVGKSTVTANLAVTLAKMGFAVGVLDADIYGPSMPIMFDVENEKPLSVEVNGMSKMKPVESYGIKILSIGFFTSPSQAVIWRGPMASKALNQMIFDANWGELDFMLIDLPPGTGDIHLSIMQSLPVTGAVVVSTPQAVALADAKKGVSMFMSEAINVPVLGIIENMAYFTPEELPNNKYYIFGKEGAKDLAQDLGVAFLGEVPIVQSIREAGDFGRPAALQAGSIIENVFDDITRNVVNEVVNRNENLEPTEVIKITTMAGCSSVKK